A region of Salvelinus alpinus chromosome 6, SLU_Salpinus.1, whole genome shotgun sequence DNA encodes the following proteins:
- the LOC139578249 gene encoding uncharacterized protein isoform X4 gives MNGPKRTWQQVKIKYKNILQNAVKKNTHRQGTGGGSPKADFTPAEDMALELNKGRPVLEGIPGGKETSIGSSQDATRFIQVSGSTVFLLEPPAQAPDDADPGEGPSAAATAHDGDDDEEETISLDSRRHEDPDAIQWENQPGNISSQAIRKLYGNHLRRQIELADIDIQYKKKKMENLALESEIKKRTIRKLDLEIKKLERELQEDDTAQNKN, from the exons atgaacgggccaaaacggacatggcagcaggtcaaaatcaaatacaagaacattctgcagaatg cagtgaaaaagaatacccacagacaaggcacgggtggtgggtcaccaaaggctgactttaccccagcagaggacatggccttggagctaaataaaggcaggcccgtcttagaggggatccctggggggaaagagacgagcataggttcctcccaagatgccacccgcttcattcaag tgtctggcagcactgtgttcctgttagagccaccagcacaagcaccagacgatgctgatcca ggtgaaggccccagtgcagcagcaacagcacatgatggagacgatgatgaggaggagaccatctctctggattccagaaggcatgag gacccagatgctatacagtgggaaaaccagcctggcaacata agctcacaagctatcagaaagttgtatggcaaccacctccggcgccaaatagaactggcagacatagacattcagtacaagaagaaaaagatggaaaatcttgcactggagtccgaaataaaaaagaggacaattaggaaactggaccttgaaataaaaaaacttgagagggag ctccaagaagatgacacagctcaaaataaaaattag
- the LOC139578249 gene encoding uncharacterized protein isoform X3, translating into MNGPKRTWQQVKIKYKNILQNAVKKNTHRQGTGGGSPKADFTPAEDMALELNKGRPVLEGIPGGKETSIGSSQDATRFIQVSGSTVFLLEPPAQAPDDADPGEGPSAAATAHDGDDDEEETISLDSRRHEDPDAIQWENQPGNISSQAIRKLYGNHLRRQIELADIDIQYKKKKMENLALESEIKKRTIRKLDLEIKKLEREVRYAFNVHCMLTVTQMY; encoded by the exons atgaacgggccaaaacggacatggcagcaggtcaaaatcaaatacaagaacattctgcagaatg cagtgaaaaagaatacccacagacaaggcacgggtggtgggtcaccaaaggctgactttaccccagcagaggacatggccttggagctaaataaaggcaggcccgtcttagaggggatccctggggggaaagagacgagcataggttcctcccaagatgccacccgcttcattcaag tgtctggcagcactgtgttcctgttagagccaccagcacaagcaccagacgatgctgatcca ggtgaaggccccagtgcagcagcaacagcacatgatggagacgatgatgaggaggagaccatctctctggattccagaaggcatgag gacccagatgctatacagtgggaaaaccagcctggcaacata agctcacaagctatcagaaagttgtatggcaaccacctccggcgccaaatagaactggcagacatagacattcagtacaagaagaaaaagatggaaaatcttgcactggagtccgaaataaaaaagaggacaattaggaaactggaccttgaaataaaaaaacttgagagggaggtgagatatgccttcaatgtacactgtatgctaactgtaacacaaatgtattaa
- the LOC139578249 gene encoding putative nuclease HARBI1 isoform X2 — MKAQNCVFLSALTMACPFVRDVVDEEALVLRRAFRRERVFRDRLDPLAFPDDHLYERYRFSADGIRYLCRLLGPRIKHRTARSHALSVEQMVCVALRFFASGAFLYSVGDAEQLNKATICRTIRSVCLAIKALADVFISFPGHRRLCDIKEEFYRIAVDCTHIRIKAPSGAHEADFVNRKSFHSINVQMVCNADCVISNVVAKWPGSVHDSRIFRASEIYQCLSQGEFSGVLLGDRGYGCQPFLLTPFTDPQEAQQAYNHAHARTRARVEMTFGLLKARFHCLHKLRVSPVRACDITVACAVLHNVACLRKERAPRVPPAMDWDNPAIFPDDDSGRLLRDQYVLNYFS; from the exons atgaaggcccaaaattgtgtgttcctttctgctctgacaatggcatgcccattcgtgcgagatgtggtggatgaagaagcacttgtgctgaggagagccttcaggcgagaaagggtcttcagggaccggttggacccactggccttccctgatgaccatctatatgaaagatacaggttttctgcagatggcatcaggtatctatgcagactactgggtcccaggattaagcaccgcactgcacggagccatgcactgagtgtggagcaaatggtttgtgtggccttgcgcttttttgctagtggagccttcctgtactcagtgggggatgcagaacagctgaacaaggccacaatttgccgcacaataaggagtgtgtgtctggctatcaaagcattagcagatgtcttcatctccttccctggccacagaagactctgtgacatcaaagaggagttctataggattgcag tggactgcacacacataaggataaaagccccctcaggtgcccatgaggccgattttgtgaataggaaatcctttcacagcattaatgttcag atggtctgcaatgctgactgtgtgatcagcaatgttgtggcaaaatggcctggctcagtccatgactccagaatctttcgggcctctgaaatctatcagtgcctatcacaag gtgaattctctggtgtgttgctgggagacagggggtatggctgccagccttttctcctgacacctttcacagacccccaggaagcacagcaggcctacaaccatgcccatgccaggaccagggccagagttgaaatgacctttggcctcctgaaggcacgctttcactgccttcacaaattaagggtcagccctgttagggcatgtgatattactgtggcttgtgctgtcctccacaatgtggcctgcctgaggaaggagagggcccccagagtgccaccagccatggactgggacaatccggcaatcttccctgatgacgacagtggtcggctgctgagggaccaatatgtgttgaattattttagttag
- the LOC139578249 gene encoding putative nuclease HARBI1 isoform X1 yields the protein MKAQNCVFLSALTMACPFVRDVVDEEALVLRRAFRRERVFRDRLDPLAFPDDHLYERYRFSADGIRYLCRLLGPRIKHRTARSHALSVEQMVCVALRFFASGAFLYSVGDAEQLNKATICRTIRSVCLAIKALADVFISFPGHRRLCDIKEEFYRIAGFPNVIGAVDCTHIRIKAPSGAHEADFVNRKSFHSINVQMVCNADCVISNVVAKWPGSVHDSRIFRASEIYQCLSQGEFSGVLLGDRGYGCQPFLLTPFTDPQEAQQAYNHAHARTRARVEMTFGLLKARFHCLHKLRVSPVRACDITVACAVLHNVACLRKERAPRVPPAMDWDNPAIFPDDDSGRLLRDQYVLNYFS from the exons atgaaggcccaaaattgtgtgttcctttctgctctgacaatggcatgcccattcgtgcgagatgtggtggatgaagaagcacttgtgctgaggagagccttcaggcgagaaagggtcttcagggaccggttggacccactggccttccctgatgaccatctatatgaaagatacaggttttctgcagatggcatcaggtatctatgcagactactgggtcccaggattaagcaccgcactgcacggagccatgcactgagtgtggagcaaatggtttgtgtggccttgcgcttttttgctagtggagccttcctgtactcagtgggggatgcagaacagctgaacaaggccacaatttgccgcacaataaggagtgtgtgtctggctatcaaagcattagcagatgtcttcatctccttccctggccacagaagactctgtgacatcaaagaggagttctataggattgcag gtttccccaatgtcattggtgcagtggactgcacacacataaggataaaagccccctcaggtgcccatgaggccgattttgtgaataggaaatcctttcacagcattaatgttcag atggtctgcaatgctgactgtgtgatcagcaatgttgtggcaaaatggcctggctcagtccatgactccagaatctttcgggcctctgaaatctatcagtgcctatcacaag gtgaattctctggtgtgttgctgggagacagggggtatggctgccagccttttctcctgacacctttcacagacccccaggaagcacagcaggcctacaaccatgcccatgccaggaccagggccagagttgaaatgacctttggcctcctgaaggcacgctttcactgccttcacaaattaagggtcagccctgttagggcatgtgatattactgtggcttgtgctgtcctccacaatgtggcctgcctgaggaaggagagggcccccagagtgccaccagccatggactgggacaatccggcaatcttccctgatgacgacagtggtcggctgctgagggaccaatatgtgttgaattattttagttag